Proteins encoded by one window of Leopardus geoffroyi isolate Oge1 chromosome X, O.geoffroyi_Oge1_pat1.0, whole genome shotgun sequence:
- the LOC123594691 gene encoding LOW QUALITY PROTEIN: GTP-binding protein 10-like (The sequence of the model RefSeq protein was modified relative to this genomic sequence to represent the inferred CDS: inserted 1 base in 1 codon), whose product MVWCGSVWFRKYGNFIDNLRLFTRGGSGGMGYPRLGGEGGKGGDVWVVAHKKMTLKQLKDKYPQKRFVAGEGANSRVNALKGSRGKDCEIPVPVGISVTDENGKIIEELSKEKDRILVAEGGLGGKLLTNFLPLKGHKRVIHLDLKLIADIGLVGFPNAGKSSLLSQVSHAKPSIADYAFTALKPELGKIVYNDFRQISVADLPGLIEGAHXNKGMGRKFLKHIERTRQLLFVVDISGFQLSSQTQYRTAFETIILLTKELELYKEELQTKPALLAVNKMDLPGAQDMFHVLMNQLQNPKDFLHLFKKNMIPERTVEFQHIIPISAITGEGIEELKNYIRKSLDEHANQKNGAYHKKQLLNLQISNTMSYNEPPPNNGVTSPR is encoded by the exons ATGGTGTGGTGCGGTAGCGTGTGGTTCAGAAAGTATGGAAACTTCATTGATAACCTAAGACTCTTCACCAGGGGAGGAAGTGGTGGAATGGGTTACCCTCGTTTAGGTGGAGAAGGTGGAAAAGGTGGTGATGTCTGGGTTGTAGCCCAtaagaaaatgactttaaaacaacTTAAAGACAAATATCCTCAGAAACGGTTTGTGGCTGGAGAAGGAGCAAATAGTCGTGTTAATGCACTGAAAGGCTCCAGAGGAAAAGACTGTGAAATTCCTGTACCTGTGGGTATTTCAGTAACTgatgaaaatggtaaaattatAGAAGAACTCAGTAAAGAGAAGGACAGAATTTTGGTAGCTGAAGGAGGTCTTGGTGGTAAATTACTTACAAATTTCTTACCATTGAAAGGCCATAAACGAGTCATTCACCTTGATCTAAAACTTATAGCTGATATAGGCCTAGTAGGATTCCCAAATGCAGGAAAATCCTCTTTGCTAAGTCAGGTTTCTCATGCAAAACCTTCAATCGCAGATTATGCATTTACAGCATTAAAGCCTGAACTTGGAAAGATTGTGTATAATGATTTCAGACAGATATCAGTAGCTGATCTTCCTGGTTTAATAGAAGGAGCGC ATAACAAAGGAATGGGCCGCAAATTCCTCAAGCATATAGAAAGAACTAGACAACTACTTTTTGTTGTCGATATTTCTGGATTTCAGCTTTCTTCCCAAACTCAATACAGAACTGCCTTTGAAACCATAATACTTCTTACAAAAGAGTTGGAATTGTACAAAGAGGAACTTCAGACAAAACCTGCACTCCTGGCAGTTAATAAAATGGACTTGCCAGGTGCCCAAGATATGTTCCATGTACTGATGAATCAACTCCAGAATCCTAAagattttttgcatttatttaagaaaaacatgattCCAGAGAGGACTGTGGAGTTCCAACACATCATCCCCATCTCTGCAATTACAGGAGAAGGAATTGAAGAATTAAAGAACTATATAAGAAAATCTCTGGATGAACATGCCAATCAGAAAAATGGTGCATATCATAAGAAACAGTTGCTTAATTTACAGATATCTAATACAATGTCATATAATGAGCCACCACCAAATAATGGTGTTACTAGTCCCAGATAG